The segment GCCGGTGGAGCCTACCAGCCCGATCTTGGCCCCGCGCGAGACGGAGGTGCCGGCGGAGACCAGGATTTTGCTCAGGTGCGCGTAATAGGTGGCGAAGCCGTTGCCGTGATTGATGATGATCAGGTTGCCGTAGCCGGTGTCGTCCCAGCCGGCAAAGACCACGTAGCCGGAGTCGCTGGCGTAGACCGGTGTGCCGGTGCCGGCGCCGATATCGATCGCCCGATGCAGGCTCCAGTATCCTTGGGTGATATAGCCCTGCGTCGGCCAGATGAAGGCGCCGCTTCCCTTCAGGGCGTTGGCCGGCAGTGCCACATCAAAGCGGTGGAGCCGGCGTGGGACGTAGGGCTTCACGCCGTCGGGGATGATGAGCTTCTGGCCGACCACCAGTTCTCCGCCGGCGCCGATCTGGTTCAGCGGATAATTGCGGATGACATCCGCCGAGACCTGATATTTCTCCGCTAACTTTTCCAGGGTGTCGCCGGCTTTCACCTCGTGATACACCCCCGAGACAGGCAGGATGATCAGCTCCTGGCCGATGCGCAGGTCATCGGGGTGATATTCCAGGTCGCCGTTGGCCCACAGGATGGTCTCCGGCGAGATGCCGAAGCGCTCCGCCAGGCCGAAGACCGTGTCGCCGGCCTGCACGGTGTAGGTGATGATCTCCAGGCGCGGCCGCTCCGGGATGATGGTATGGGGCACCGCGGCGCGGATGAGCACAGCCGGGCAGGGCGGGAGGTCCGCCTGCCGCGCCGGGATGGCGGTGGGCCCCGAGGCTGGCGCAGTCACGTCGGCGGGGGTGACGGCGGCGCGTACAGGAAGGTTGGCCGGCCAGCGCGGCAGTTTGTCCCGTGCCGCGAACAGGCCGGCCAACATGATGGCTACCAGCAGGATATGGGTGCTGAAGCGCTGCCAGAAAGGCGTGGACGGTTCGTCATCCGGGTCGCGAAATCGGAGAGGAGACACGCGTGTCCGCCTTTTGCCGGGGCGTCCGGAGAGCGCCGGCTACACCACGTCCTTGTTCAGGGTGGCCAGGAATTCCCGGTTACTGCGCGTGCGGCGCAGACGCTCCAACAGCGGCTCCAGCGCCTCGGTGCCGCCGATGGCCGCCAGCATGCGGCGCATGGTCCAGACCTTGGCCAAGGTGTCCGGCTCGAGGAGCAGTTCCTCCCGTCGGGTGCCGGAGCGCTCGATGTCGAAGGCTGGGAAGACGCGGCGTTCCGCCAGC is part of the Anaerolineae bacterium genome and harbors:
- a CDS encoding M23 family metallopeptidase, with protein sequence MSPLRFRDPDDEPSTPFWQRFSTHILLVAIMLAGLFAARDKLPRWPANLPVRAAVTPADVTAPASGPTAIPARQADLPPCPAVLIRAAVPHTIIPERPRLEIITYTVQAGDTVFGLAERFGISPETILWANGDLEYHPDDLRIGQELIILPVSGVYHEVKAGDTLEKLAEKYQVSADVIRNYPLNQIGAGGELVVGQKLIIPDGVKPYVPRRLHRFDVALPANALKGSGAFIWPTQGYITQGYWSLHRAIDIGAGTGTPVYASDSGYVVFAGWDDTGYGNLIIINHGNGFATYYAHLSKILVSAGTSVSRGAKIGLVGSTGRSTGSHLHFEIWQRDVQRNPLGFLP